In Vicinamibacteria bacterium, the genomic window ACGTTGTCCTTGAACTCGAGCTTGGAAGACGAATCCGTCATGGTTACCGCACGTAGGTGAAGTGCGCCTCTTTCCAACCAGCGCCGACGTCCCATGGGATGAGCAGCAAGAGGTTTCGCTCTCGAATCACGCCATTGACACGTAGATAGTGCTCCTCGTTCGGCTCCATCAGCGACACGTCGAACATTCCCAGCGAGTCGAACCTGGTCATGAACCGCCTCATGGTTTCCGCGTCGGACGCGACGTCAGTGGCGTCTATCTCACCATCGATCTCCCTCGTGAGGCTGTAACGCTTCGTCAGATTGTCGTAAGCCACGGTCGTGATTATCTGCCGAGCGGCGATCTCGCGATCGAACCAGATGCCGCGCACCCTCTTCAACTGCACATTGTAGCGAAAGCTGACCTCGAGCCCGGTGGCAATGGCGTGCTCGATCTCCTCGGTAAATGCCTCGTCGAGGCGGAAGCTCACGAAGATCCGCTCGCCCCGCACGACGGGAACGAGATCTTTGATCTCCGCCGCTCCGGCGGGGAGCGGGGTCAGCAGCAGAGATACCATCATCAGTCCGATGAGAATCGGTGCTCGGTCGATTCGTACCCCCGCGCTCTCCGTCACGCGATCATTCGCTCCCCACGGTGAGGTCGTGTCTCCCGAGAAGCGAGCGAATGGTCTCGACGAACTCGTTCGCGTCCTTGAAGTCGCGGTAGACCGAGGCGAATCTTACGTAGGCGACCTGATCCAGTCCCTTGAGCTCGGACATGACGAACTCGCCAATCTCGTTGGTGGTCACTTCCTTGTCGGGGCTGTCGTGAAGCCGGTGCTCGACGCGGTCCACGATTGCCTCCAGCCGGGTTACAGGAACCGCTCGCTTCTCGCAGGCTTTGAGGATCCCGCCGAGCAGCTTCTCCCGATCGAACCGCTCGCGCCGCCCATCCTTCTTGACTACGCGGTAGTCGATTCGATCGATCCTTTCGTAGCTGGTGAAACGCCGTTCACATTTCAGACACTGGCGACGACGACGAATGGCCTCACCCTCTTTGCTCTCCCGCGAATCGACCACCTTGTCGGCCACGTGGCCGCAAAAGGGACACTTCAATGCTCGTTTCTCCTGTTCTCGAAGGAATGTTTCAGCGTCCTTACCTCGTGGAGGCTGAGTCCTCCACCCGCCCTGCTGGTAAACAATACGATTCCGAGCAGTGTAACCGGTACGAAGGCAATGGCGTGATTCACCAGGGCCACGGCGCGCGCGACACTGGCCTCGGTGCCGAACAACAGACTCAGGGCCAGCGCACACATGTAATGGTAGCCGCCGATGCCACCTGGAGTTGGAGCCGCGACACCGATCGTCAGGAAGCCGATCACCGGAAAGGTGTCGAAGTACCCAAATTCCACGCTCAACGCCCGCGACCCCAACCAGAAACCCAAACAGATGTTGAGCCACAAGGCGATGGAATAAGCGCAAGCCTTGAGCAGACGTCCCGGGTCCATGAGAACGGCCAGCCCGGAGACGAAGGTCGCGAAGAAGCGCAGCACCGGTGACGCGATGGACTCGGGGAAGACGGAGAGGAGCCGGCGAGCCCCACCGAGCGACGCTTCCGGATGCCGACAAGACCAGAACAACATCGAAAGCATCAACAACGCCGCCAGGAGTCCGAGGGCGCCTCCGGCGGACAAGCCGGACATGGCGTCCCCGTTTCTCGTAGGAAGGTCGGAAACAAGGAGCCAAGCCCCTACCAGCGTCGTCAC contains:
- a CDS encoding DUF4390 domain-containing protein translates to MTESAGVRIDRAPILIGLMMVSLLLTPLPAGAAEIKDLVPVVRGERIFVSFRLDEAFTEEIEHAIATGLEVSFRYNVQLKRVRGIWFDREIAARQIITTVAYDNLTKRYSLTREIDGEIDATDVASDAETMRRFMTRFDSLGMFDVSLMEPNEEHYLRVNGVIRERNLLLLIPWDVGAGWKEAHFTYVR
- the nrdR gene encoding transcriptional regulator NrdR; its protein translation is MKCPFCGHVADKVVDSRESKEGEAIRRRRQCLKCERRFTSYERIDRIDYRVVKKDGRRERFDREKLLGGILKACEKRAVPVTRLEAIVDRVEHRLHDSPDKEVTTNEIGEFVMSELKGLDQVAYVRFASVYRDFKDANEFVETIRSLLGRHDLTVGSE
- a CDS encoding lysylphosphatidylglycerol synthase transmembrane domain-containing protein, whose protein sequence is MPRKRLSSPTLQTLVILLFTGLLLWLFFRGSDIDSIRLALASADVTLIILAVLATMTTYLIRALRWQVLLAPLGHAGLGNCFITTVIGFMVNFLVPSGRVGEIARPYLLARREELSVSSAFATVLLERLLDLVTVTTLVGAWLLVSDLPTRNGDAMSGLSAGGALGLLAALLMLSMLFWSCRHPEASLGGARRLLSVFPESIASPVLRFFATFVSGLAVLMDPGRLLKACAYSIALWLNICLGFWLGSRALSVEFGYFDTFPVIGFLTIGVAAPTPGGIGGYHYMCALALSLLFGTEASVARAVALVNHAIAFVPVTLLGIVLFTSRAGGGLSLHEVRTLKHSFENRRNEH